One window of the Trifolium pratense cultivar HEN17-A07 linkage group LG2, ARS_RC_1.1, whole genome shotgun sequence genome contains the following:
- the LOC123909852 gene encoding protein BASIC PENTACYSTEINE1-like: MDGDNGLNISNWGYYEPVSSFKSHLGLQLMPSMPEKPLLGSHNAAVLSGSNGPFRNRDIGLPQTTYPMDYMRDAWISSQRDNKYMNMNMIPTNPPGYSSIPEASSAHPIQMIRPPELVKEERPTEEAPVVEKSNGTGKKRQGPKVPKSPKAKKPKRGPRVPKDENSPSVQRTPRAPKKTTEIAINGIDLDISSIPIPVCSCTGTPQQCYRWGSGGWQSACCTTAISIYPLPMSTKRRGARIAGRKMSIGAFKKVLEKLAAEGYNFSNPIDLRTYWAKHGTNKFVTIR; this comes from the coding sequence ATGGATGGAGATAATGGTCTTAACATAAGCAATTGGGGATACTATGAACCTGTTTCGTCTTTTAAGAGTCATCTTGGGTTACAACTTATGCCATCAATGCCTGAAAAGCCTCTGCTTGGAAGTCACAATGCAGCGGTTTTGTCGGGTTCTAACGGTCCATTTCGTAATAGGGATATCGGGTTACCACAAACTACCTACCCTATGGATTATATGAGGGATGCATGGATCAGTAGTCAGAGGGATAATAagtatatgaatatgaatatgatacCTACTAACCCTCCGGGTTATAGTAGTATTCCCGAGGCATCTTCGGCTCATCCTATTCAAATGATTCGGCCACCTGAATTGGTTAAGGAAGAAAGGCCAACGGAGGAGGCACCTGTGGTTGAGAAGTCGAATGGAACTGGTAAGAAGAGGCAAGGGCCGAAGGTGCCTAAATCTCCCAAGGCAAAGAAGCCTAAGCGAGGACCTCGTGTGCCGAAGGACGAGAATTCTCCTTCGGTTCAACGAACGCCGAGGGCTCCGAAGAAAACTACTGAAATTGCAATTAATGGAATTGATTTGGATATTTCGAGTATTCCAATTCCTGTTTGTTCGTGCACTGGAACACCTCAACAGTGTTACAGATGGGGATCGGGTGGATGGCAATCTGCATGTTGCACAACGGCTATATCAATATATCCTTTACCTATGAGTACTAAACGGCGTGGTGCTAGAATAGCCGGAAGGAAAATGAGTATAGGAGCATTTAAGAAAGTTTTAGAGAAACTTGCGGCCGAGGGTTATAACTTTTCTAATCCAATTGATTTGAGGACTTACTGGGCAAAACATGGCACCAACAAGTTTGTTACTATCAGGTAG
- the LOC123905117 gene encoding uncharacterized protein LOC123905117, with protein sequence MKGWGGSAKRHRLTLFLHKGAFDVCLIQETKKANIDDFMIQYLWGYKDVNWVVKEPDGLSGVSQVMGFLGISVDREGYVLHIVNVYSPCIFSGKKKLWNNLLNLKQQNSVGEWCVEGDVNAILLPKERIGSSSFSRQNERISFNRFVEEMKLIDVPVLGKKFSWFSADGKSMSQIDRFLLSDGLFSKYGISDQWIGDRDISDHCPICSIVTTKNWGPKPFRVINGCL encoded by the exons ATGAAAGGGTGGGGTGGGAGTGCAAAAAGGCATCGGTTGACTTTGTTTCTCCACAAAGGTGCGTTCGATGTTTGTTTGATTCAAGAAACTAAAAAAGCTAATATAGATGATTTTATGATCCAATACTTATGGGGTTATAAGGATGTTAATTGGGTGGTGAAAGAACCTGATGGCCTATCTGGTG TTTCTCAGGTGATGGGTTTTTTGGGTATTAGTGTGGACCGGGAGGGCTATGTGTTGCATATTGTCAATGTTTATTCACCGTGCATTTTTTCTGGCAAGAAAAAGTTGTGGAATAATTTGTTGAACcttaaacaacaaaatagtGTTGGGGAGTGGTGTGTGGAAGGAGATGTCAATGCCATTTTACTTCCTAAAGAACGAATAGGAAGCAGTTCATTTAGTAGACAAAATGAAAGAATTTCGTTTAATCGTTTTGTGGAGGAGATGAAGTTGATAGATGTTCCGGTACTAGGAaagaagttttcttggtttAGTGCTGATGGCAAATCTATGAGTCAGATAGATAGATTTTTACTGTCTGACGGTCTCTTTTCAAAGTATGGTATCTCTGATCAATGGATAGGAGATCGAGATATATCTGATCACTGTCCAATTTGTTCGATAGTTACGACAAAAAATTGGGGGCCTAAACCTTTCAGGGTGATCAATGGTTGCttgtga
- the LOC123908856 gene encoding zinc-finger homeodomain protein 2-like, with protein sequence MEGGGMLSSSSSSSHSQNYIYRECLRNHAASLGSYATDGCGEFTFDDTSPSAASSLQCAACGCHRNFHRKITAIVRENAAVTMSDQVMEYSGGGGSGGDGRRKRYRTKFTADQKEKMLGFAEKLGWKLQRKELDEEIERFCESVGVSRQVFKVWMHNHKNSCFANSSDPSTGNANSSLTQ encoded by the coding sequence atggAAGGAGGAGGAATgttatcatcatcttcatcttcatcacatTCACAAAACTATATCTACAGAGAGTGTTTAAGAAACCATGCAGCAAGCCTCGGAAGCTACGCTACCGACGGCTGTGGAGAATTCACTTTCGACGACACCTCACCATCGGCTGCAAGCAGTCTCCAATGTGCAGCCTGCGGCTGTCACCGGAACTTCCATCGCAAAATAACCGCAATTGTGAGGGAGAATGCTGCCGTCACAATGTCGGATCAGGTGATGGAATATTCCGGTGGAGGAGGTAGCGGTGGAGATGGAAGGAGGAAGAGGTACCGGACGAAATTCACGGCAGATCAGAAGGAAAAGATGTTGGGATTTGCTGAGAAGTTAGGATGGAAATTGCAGAGAAAAGAACTTGATGAAGAGATTGAAAGGTTTTGTGAAAGTGTTGGTGTGAGTAGACAAGTTTTTAAGGTTTGGATGCATAATCATAAGAATTCTTGTTTCGCTAATTCTTCTGACCCTTCTACTGGTAATGCTAATTCCTCTCTTACTCAGTAG